The Antedon mediterranea chromosome 7, ecAntMedi1.1, whole genome shotgun sequence genome has a segment encoding these proteins:
- the LOC140053955 gene encoding transmembrane protein 41B-like, which produces MSTPDVVQRPQARESIRNLNENEDEKKEMRSTRKSFILLALIFASSTIMMALVYYNFPEIEPDEYQYIKLPKSLDDAKDLGRVLSRYRENNLFAVTAGFFTTYVFLQTFAIPGSIFLSILSGFLFYFPIALFLVCLCSSLGASFCYLLSDLVGVRLVRKYIPDRVDKWASTVEKHKDDILNYIIFLRITPFLPNWFINITSPVLKVSLTPFFIGTFLGVAPPSFVAIQAGTTLYQLTYYGEAVSWTSILVLAFFAILSILPVLLKNKLREKYE; this is translated from the exons atgagTACTCCGGATGTTGTACAGAGACCACAAGCAAGAGAAAGTATAcgaaatttaaatgaaaatg AAGACGAGAAAAAAGAAATGCGTTCAACAAGAAAATCTTTTATTCTTCTTGCACTTATATTTGCTTCTTCTACAATAATGATGGCGTTAGTTTATTACAATTTTCCAGAAATAGAACC aGATGAGtatcaatatattaaattaCCCAAGAGTCTTGATGATGCGAAGGATTTGGGTCGTGTTTTATCTCGTTACAGAGAGAACAATCTATTTGCCGTCACTGCTGGCTTCTTTACCACTTACGTATT CCTTCAAACATTCGCAATTCCTGGTTCtatatttttaagtattttGTCAGGATTTCTTTTCTACTTTCCAATTGCACTATTCCTTGTCTGTTTG TGTTCTTCATTAGGTGCatctttttgttatttgttatcgGATCTTGTTGGGGTTCGACTGGTCAGAAAATACATTCCCGATAGGGTGGATAAATGGGCAAGTACT GTTGAGAAACATAAAGATGATATACTGAACTACATCATCTTTTTGAGGATAACACCATTCCTACCAAATTGGTTTATCAATATCACCTCACCAGTTCTAAAGGTGTCTCTTACACCATTCTTCATAGGAACTTTTTTAG GAGTTGCACCGCCCTCGTTTGTTGCGATTCAAGCTGGAACAACCCTCTACCAGTTGACATATTACGGCGAAGCAGTTTCATGGACATCAATACTTGTACTAGCGTTCTTTGCAATATTATCTATTTTACCagttttattaaaaaacaaattgagaGAAAAATATGAATAG
- the LOC140053997 gene encoding polyglutamylase complex subunit TTLL1-like produces the protein MSKTMKFATDMEKSVLMNNFEKRKWIQVSPDEDWNFYWAGVQATRNIYNVESGYRLQDDQLICHFPNHYELTRKDLMVKNIKRYRKDLEKEGSPLAEKDETGKYIHLDFIPVTFLLPADYNLFVEEFRKNPSSTWIMKPTGKARGIGIFLINRLSQLKKWSRDSKTSSFQAPAAKDNYVIGRYIDNPLLIGGKKFDLRIYILVTSYRPLKCYVYKLGFCRFCTVKYSANVNELDNMFVHLTNVSIQKFGEEYNSQHGGKWTVENLRLFLEGTRGKEVTDKLFDEINWCTVHSLKAVAGVMANDRHCFECYGYDYLVDDNLKAWLVEVNASPSLTSTTQNDRIMKYNLISDTIDIVMPNGDVPDMRWNKVPPKDVYGNYELLYDEELAQSDVLDREARSRLGMTGIGGQKFKSRSTTWK, from the exons ATGTCAAAAACCATGAAGTTCGCTACAGATATGGAAAAGTCTGTTCTTATGAATAATTTTGAGAAACGCAAATGGATTCAAGTTTCGCCAGATGAGGACTGGAATTTTTATTG ggCAGGTGTACAGGCGACAAGAAACATCTATAATGTTGAAAGTGGATACAGACTACAAGACGATCA attaATTTGTCATTTTCCAAATCATTATGAGTTGACTCGAAAGGACTTAATGGTAAAGAACATCAAACGCTATCGTAAGGACTTGGAGAAAGAAGGCAGCCCATTGGCTGAAAAGGATGAAACTGGAAAATATATACACTTAG ATTTTATCCCGGTGACATTTTTACTGCCAGCAGACTATAACCTCTTTGTTGAGGAGTTTAGAAAAAACCCATCTAGTACCTGGATAATGAAGCCTACAGGAAAAG CAAGAGGGATTGGAATTTTTTTAATCAACCGACTTTCACAACTCAAGAAATGGTCAAGAGACAGCAAAACATCTTC gtTCCAGGCCCCAGCTGCTAAAGACAATTATGTGATTGGACGATACATTGACAACCCTCTTCTGATTGGTGGAAAGAAATTTGACCTGAGGATTTATATCTTGGTGACCTCTTATAGGCCTCTCAAATGCTATGT ATACAAGCTAGGGTTTTGTCGGTTCTGTACCGTTAAATACAGTGCCAACGTCAATGAGCTAGACAACATGTTTGTACATTTAACCAACGTCTCAATTCAGAAATTTGGG GAGGAATATAATTCCCAACACGGAGGTAAATGGACAGTTGAAAACTTGCGACTCTTTCTTGAAGGAACGAGGGGTAAAGAG GTTACAGATAAACTTTTTGATGAAATCAATTGGTGCACAGTACATTCATTGAAAGCTGTTGCT GGTGTTATGGCGAATGATAGGCATTGCTTTGAATGTTATGGATATGATTACTTAGTAGATGACAACTTGAAAGCCTGGCTGGTGGAG gtCAATGCATCTCCATCGTTGACCTCCACGACCCAAAATGATCGCATTATGAAATATAACTTGATTAGCGACACAATTGATATTGTAATGCCCAACGGAGATGTCCCAGA CATGCGATGGAATAAAGTACCACCAAAGGATGTATATGGTAACTATGAACTCTT GTATGATGAAGAGTTAGCTCAATCAGATGTATTGGATAGAGAAGCAAGGAGTCGTCTGGGAATGACTGGAATCGGAGGTCAAAAGTTCAAATCAAGGTCAACGACCTGGAAGTGA